A section of the Petrimonas sulfuriphila genome encodes:
- a CDS encoding RNA polymerase sigma-70 factor, whose amino-acid sequence MLISKKQFSEYYHSYYRQLCLHALHFMCDTDEAEDVVQETFVNLWDKREQLETIKSVKAYLYTAVRNNCLTRIRDAKPTTSLDKLSGEEFLTEDEQMERAEMEARIWKMIDELPERRREIFLMAKRDGMRYKDIAEQTGLTVKTVENHVLRAMQSLRAKDIKAYLFFFA is encoded by the coding sequence ATGCTGATTTCAAAAAAACAGTTTTCGGAATATTACCACAGTTATTATCGTCAACTTTGCTTGCACGCCTTGCATTTCATGTGCGACACCGATGAGGCGGAAGATGTTGTGCAAGAAACATTCGTGAACTTATGGGATAAAAGGGAACAGCTGGAAACGATAAAATCGGTGAAAGCGTATCTTTATACTGCTGTTCGAAACAACTGCCTTACCCGAATACGTGACGCCAAGCCAACTACCTCTCTCGATAAATTGTCCGGAGAAGAGTTTCTTACGGAGGACGAGCAAATGGAACGTGCCGAGATGGAAGCACGTATCTGGAAGATGATCGACGAACTTCCGGAACGCCGCCGCGAAATCTTTTTAATGGCTAAGCGCGATGGGATGCGCTACAAAGACATTGCCGAACAAACCGGGCTAACCGTAAAAACTGTGGAGAACCATGTCCTGCGTGCCATGCAGTCGTTACGTGCAAAAGACATCAAGGCTTATCTTTTCTTCTTTGCTTAA
- a CDS encoding phosphoribosylanthranilate isomerase, which yields MKLVKVCGMREATNIREVEQAGADWIGFIFYPESPRFVHEVPDYLPRKSKRVGVFVNAPKEKISETISLFGLDLVQLHGNESPEFCENIRRSGVKVIKSFRVGDEFKEEEVEPYHGKCDYFLFDTQTSLYGGSGEKFNWETLLNYRGNTFFLLSGGITPGDAEALKTFSYPKCIGVDINSKFEISPAVKDAKLVKQFIKVIKNPGNKIDNKTLLI from the coding sequence ATGAAATTAGTTAAAGTATGCGGGATGCGCGAAGCAACCAACATCCGCGAAGTAGAACAAGCGGGAGCGGATTGGATAGGATTTATTTTTTATCCGGAATCACCGCGTTTTGTGCATGAGGTTCCGGACTATTTACCCAGGAAATCCAAACGAGTTGGAGTTTTTGTGAACGCGCCGAAAGAAAAAATTAGTGAAACGATATCTCTTTTCGGATTGGATCTGGTACAGCTTCATGGCAATGAATCGCCCGAATTTTGTGAGAATATACGCCGAAGCGGGGTAAAAGTAATCAAATCCTTCCGGGTCGGCGATGAATTCAAGGAGGAAGAGGTGGAGCCCTATCACGGCAAATGCGACTATTTTCTGTTCGATACCCAAACATCGTTGTACGGCGGTTCGGGGGAGAAATTTAACTGGGAGACTCTTTTAAATTACCGTGGTAATACGTTTTTTTTACTGAGCGGCGGCATAACACCGGGCGATGCAGAAGCATTAAAAACTTTCTCGTACCCGAAATGCATCGGAGTAGATATCAACAGTAAATTTGAAATCAGCCCCGCTGTTAAAGACGCAAAGTTGGTTAAACAGTTTATTAAAGTCATAAAAAATCCGGGAAACAAGATAGACAACAAAACATTATTAATTTAG
- a CDS encoding DUF4249 family protein codes for MKRKYISFLITTILLLSCERMLEVNFSDEKPLIVMNGVVEPDKPISVAVSKSFLFTDTDSTAPYLKDVSVELHVNDTFVEKLQRFTIDTAKYRARRGNSYFRSESHVKVGDRVKIKVSALGLETAWVETVIPTPAAIEKVDTATFFVPATGNNTFGFYWNPYGEYSWNSDSGWGYGGYYIPVPEIFYEPFYRRMRLHIGVRKQKNDVAHYFLLRIIAENTEYKDYPFNLPVETQDDPIFARDPKNLFLEKLFNNNYSTNSSSVFTDNLFTENAYTLNVSTGELYTVKVEHTKPEKEGEKPEYLSHEVKNPPIEVWIYTLSHDYYSYLKSVEKWNYDEEFDVISEPRVTYSNVHNGIGFVGSMSYTSKRIQIPPYPGGKNTVPR; via the coding sequence ATGAAGAGAAAATATATTTCGTTTCTGATAACAACGATTCTATTGCTGTCGTGTGAGCGTATGCTTGAAGTGAATTTTTCCGATGAAAAGCCGCTTATTGTGATGAATGGAGTTGTTGAACCCGATAAGCCAATAAGCGTTGCTGTCAGCAAAAGTTTCTTGTTCACCGATACCGACAGCACTGCGCCTTATTTGAAAGATGTTTCGGTGGAATTGCACGTTAACGATACATTTGTTGAAAAACTGCAACGCTTCACCATAGATACTGCCAAGTACCGGGCTCGAAGAGGAAATTCTTATTTCCGTTCCGAGTCACACGTTAAAGTCGGCGACCGGGTTAAGATTAAGGTTTCGGCACTAGGCCTCGAGACCGCATGGGTGGAGACCGTTATTCCCACACCGGCTGCGATTGAAAAAGTGGATACGGCAACGTTTTTCGTACCGGCAACAGGCAACAATACGTTCGGATTCTACTGGAATCCATACGGCGAGTATTCCTGGAATTCAGACAGCGGATGGGGGTACGGCGGATATTATATTCCAGTTCCGGAAATATTTTACGAGCCGTTTTATCGGAGGATGCGCTTGCATATTGGGGTTCGAAAACAAAAAAACGATGTGGCACATTATTTTCTTTTGAGGATCATCGCGGAAAATACGGAGTATAAAGATTATCCTTTTAACTTGCCTGTCGAAACACAGGATGATCCCATTTTTGCGAGAGATCCTAAAAACCTTTTTCTAGAAAAGCTGTTCAATAACAATTACTCCACAAATAGTTCATCTGTTTTTACGGATAACTTGTTTACAGAGAATGCCTATACGTTAAATGTCTCCACCGGAGAACTATACACGGTGAAGGTGGAACACACCAAACCGGAAAAGGAGGGGGAGAAACCGGAATATTTAAGTCACGAAGTGAAAAATCCGCCAATCGAGGTGTGGATTTACACGCTGTCTCACGATTATTATTCGTACCTGAAATCGGTTGAAAAGTGGAATTACGACGAAGAGTTTGATGTTATCTCCGAACCTAGGGTTACCTACTCCAACGTACACAACGGAATCGGGTTTGTGGGATCTATGTCATATACATCTAAGCGCATTCAGATACCACCTTATCCGGGCGGTAAAAACACTGTTCCAAGGTAA
- a CDS encoding DMT family transporter, producing the protein MLFQSHIGEIASILTAICWTLSALFFQRAGAKVGSLSVNIIRIFLGILFLGVTTFFTRGMFFPMDATPYNWFWLGLSGVVGFFLGDLFLFKSYTLIGSRTSQLIMSLAPMITAIIGWLFLSEILPVKSILGIIVSISGIMIAVAGKKLKLNIPLKGFLYALGGALGQAVGLVLSKKGMGDYDAVAATQIRAIFGFVCFFLLVTFLKRWRRVSLAVKDRTSMKSITLGAVFGPFVGVTLSLYAVQHTHTGIAATLMALVPIFIIVPSAIMFNEKITARQVIGAVISIAGASIFFL; encoded by the coding sequence ATGCTTTTTCAATCACATATTGGCGAGATCGCTTCGATACTGACGGCAATCTGCTGGACGCTGAGCGCCCTTTTTTTTCAAAGAGCGGGAGCGAAAGTCGGTTCGCTGTCGGTAAACATCATCCGGATTTTCCTGGGAATTTTGTTTCTGGGAGTCACCACGTTCTTCACCCGCGGGATGTTCTTCCCTATGGATGCCACTCCGTACAACTGGTTCTGGCTAGGGTTATCAGGTGTGGTGGGCTTCTTTCTGGGCGACCTGTTCCTCTTTAAGTCCTACACCCTGATCGGTTCGCGCACCTCGCAGCTTATCATGAGCCTGGCGCCGATGATAACGGCAATTATCGGCTGGCTTTTTCTGTCGGAAATACTGCCAGTAAAAAGTATCCTGGGGATTATTGTCAGCATTTCGGGAATTATGATTGCCGTCGCTGGCAAAAAACTGAAACTCAATATTCCGCTCAAGGGTTTCCTCTATGCGCTTGGCGGCGCTTTAGGGCAAGCCGTCGGGTTGGTGTTGAGTAAAAAAGGGATGGGCGATTACGATGCCGTTGCGGCAACGCAGATAAGGGCTATTTTCGGATTTGTTTGCTTCTTTTTGCTGGTCACTTTTTTGAAACGGTGGCGAAGGGTCTCCCTGGCCGTGAAAGACCGGACAAGCATGAAGTCCATCACCCTGGGAGCTGTTTTCGGGCCGTTCGTGGGCGTAACGCTATCGCTATATGCCGTGCAGCATACCCATACCGGCATTGCCGCTACGTTGATGGCACTGGTTCCCATTTTTATCATTGTGCCTTCGGCCATCATGTTCAACGAAAAAATCACCGCCCGCCAGGTAATCGGGGCAGTAATCAGTATTGCCGGGGCAAGCATCTTCTTTCTGTGA
- a CDS encoding IS110 family transposase, which produces MNTRQSNKLDFKGQNIYIGIDVHLKSWSVSVLSEHSVLKRFSQSPSPESLHKFLTTHYPGADYHSVYEAGFSGFWIHEKLVTLGINNIVVNPADVPTMSKEKLRKTDAVDCGKLARELRSGTLKGIYVPDIATLEMRSLIRLRNRIVKDTTREKNRIKSFLRFHGIDIPEEFTRYSVGNWSKRFLAWLREVLLSTEYGKEALGIHIEQFVRLRGILLGQTRLLRALSRSDALKEPIRLLTSVPGIGITTAMSLAVEIDDIGRFCNADALASYIGLIPMCHSSGESQANGNITVRKHAMLRCYIIEAAWIAIRKDPAMTMAYQGYRKRMNAQKAIVKIARKLVNRIFFVLKHGQEYVPCVVN; this is translated from the coding sequence ATGAATACAAGGCAAAGTAACAAATTAGATTTCAAAGGACAAAATATTTACATAGGAATTGATGTCCATTTGAAGAGTTGGTCGGTATCGGTATTGTCGGAACATTCGGTTCTAAAGAGGTTCAGTCAATCTCCAAGTCCGGAATCGCTGCACAAGTTTTTGACAACCCATTATCCGGGAGCGGATTATCATTCGGTTTATGAAGCGGGCTTCAGCGGGTTCTGGATACATGAGAAGTTAGTAACATTGGGGATCAACAATATCGTAGTCAATCCGGCGGATGTGCCGACCATGAGTAAGGAGAAATTGCGCAAGACCGACGCGGTTGATTGCGGGAAACTGGCCAGGGAGTTACGGTCGGGAACATTAAAAGGTATTTATGTGCCGGATATAGCCACCCTGGAAATGCGTTCTTTGATAAGGTTGAGAAACAGGATCGTAAAAGACACCACGAGGGAGAAGAACCGGATAAAGTCATTTTTACGCTTCCACGGGATAGATATCCCGGAGGAATTCACACGTTATTCGGTGGGTAACTGGTCAAAGCGGTTTCTGGCATGGCTACGCGAAGTACTCCTTTCTACCGAATATGGAAAGGAAGCACTGGGGATACATATTGAGCAGTTTGTACGCCTGCGGGGCATACTCCTGGGGCAAACACGCCTGCTGCGTGCGTTATCCCGCAGTGATGCACTCAAGGAGCCAATACGTCTGCTGACTTCGGTCCCGGGAATAGGGATAACCACCGCCATGTCGTTGGCGGTCGAGATAGACGATATCGGGCGGTTTTGCAATGCCGATGCGCTGGCCTCCTACATCGGTCTGATACCGATGTGTCATTCCAGCGGGGAAAGTCAGGCAAACGGTAACATCACGGTTCGCAAGCACGCCATGTTGCGCTGTTATATAATCGAGGCTGCCTGGATAGCCATAAGGAAAGACCCGGCAATGACGATGGCTTACCAAGGGTACCGTAAACGGATGAACGCTCAGAAGGCCATCGTCAAGATTGCCCGTAAACTGGTGAACAGGATATTTTTCGTACTCAAACATGGACAGGAATATGTGCCTTGTGTTGTCAATTAA
- a CDS encoding tryptophan synthase subunit alpha, with translation MNRIDELFQRKKNNILSVYFTAGFPNLGDTVPVIQSLEKNGVELIEIGIPFSDPMADGPVIQASGTQALKNGMSLRVLFEQLSRVRSSAQIPLVLMGYLNPILQFGFNTFCSEAQRCGIDGIIIPDLPFAEYMREYKAVAEKHGLRMIMLITTETSEERIRLIDKNTGGFIYMVSSASVTGAKTGFGEDNLQYFKRVNAMNLRNPRLIGFGISNKITFDAACEHASGAIIGSKFVSLLGSEKSVEAAVQKLKKSIANY, from the coding sequence ATGAACAGAATAGATGAGTTATTTCAACGAAAAAAGAACAACATTTTATCCGTCTATTTCACGGCTGGATTCCCCAACCTCGGTGACACCGTTCCGGTCATTCAATCGCTCGAAAAAAACGGTGTGGAACTGATTGAAATAGGCATCCCTTTCAGCGACCCTATGGCAGACGGTCCCGTCATCCAGGCGTCGGGGACACAGGCACTCAAGAACGGCATGAGCCTTCGGGTGCTCTTCGAGCAACTCTCGCGGGTCCGCTCGTCGGCGCAGATCCCTCTGGTATTGATGGGTTACCTGAACCCCATTCTTCAATTCGGCTTTAACACATTCTGCTCCGAAGCGCAACGCTGCGGGATCGACGGGATCATCATTCCCGATTTACCGTTTGCCGAATACATGAGGGAGTATAAAGCCGTTGCCGAAAAACACGGATTGCGTATGATCATGCTCATCACTACGGAAACGTCGGAAGAACGCATCCGTTTAATTGACAAAAATACTGGCGGGTTTATCTATATGGTCTCGTCGGCATCGGTTACCGGAGCAAAAACCGGTTTCGGGGAAGACAACCTGCAATATTTTAAGCGCGTTAACGCTATGAACCTCAGGAACCCCAGGCTTATCGGGTTCGGCATCTCCAACAAAATCACCTTCGATGCGGCTTGTGAACATGCTTCGGGAGCCATTATCGGCAGTAAGTTCGTCTCCTTGCTCGGAAGTGAAAAATCGGTGGAGGCTGCGGTACAAAAATTGAAAAAATCTATTGCCAATTATTAA
- a CDS encoding SRPBCC family protein, whose protein sequence is MTEFISDVKNISHNDVDIFRVLSDLSKLDLIKDQIPGDKIRDFRFDSDSCSFRVDPIGEVRFCVIEREPCKLVKFKSENLPFDVFLWIQLVQKAEKDTKMKITLRADLNPFIKGMVSKPLKEGLEKISDVIASLPYDRI, encoded by the coding sequence ATGACTGAATTTATCAGCGATGTGAAAAATATATCTCACAATGACGTGGATATCTTTCGTGTGCTCTCGGATTTAAGCAAGCTCGATTTGATAAAGGACCAAATACCTGGGGATAAGATCAGGGATTTTAGGTTCGACAGTGATTCCTGTTCGTTTCGCGTCGACCCGATTGGAGAGGTAAGGTTTTGCGTGATAGAACGGGAACCCTGTAAACTGGTCAAGTTTAAATCCGAAAACTTGCCGTTTGATGTTTTCCTGTGGATCCAACTTGTGCAGAAAGCCGAGAAGGATACCAAAATGAAAATTACGCTTCGCGCCGACCTCAATCCATTCATCAAGGGAATGGTCTCAAAACCACTGAAAGAAGGACTGGAGAAAATTTCCGACGTTATAGCATCGCTACCGTACGATAGGATTTGA
- the trpC gene encoding indole-3-glycerol phosphate synthase TrpC: MKDILNEIIAHKRNEIAAQKNSIPYSLLERELADCHLPVYSLKDALLQSSTGIIAEFKRRSPSKGWINQHANAGNATKGYEVAGATALSVLTDSTYFGGTLADLQHAARQAKIPVIRKEFIIDEYQILQARLSGASAILLIAAALSIEETHRFIRLSKQLGLEVLLELHDEKEIEYTSLETTIIGINNRNLGTFVTDLKKSYRMVELLPRDAVWVSESGISNPETVKELRKAGYRGFLIGENFMRSANPGASLEEFIKGVLQ, from the coding sequence ATGAAAGATATTCTAAATGAAATAATCGCCCACAAACGGAACGAAATAGCGGCACAAAAAAACAGCATACCTTATTCCCTGCTGGAACGGGAACTGGCAGACTGCCATTTACCCGTCTATTCCCTCAAGGATGCGTTGCTGCAATCCAGTACAGGAATCATTGCGGAGTTTAAACGCCGCTCGCCAAGCAAGGGATGGATAAATCAACATGCCAACGCAGGGAATGCAACTAAAGGATATGAGGTTGCCGGAGCCACTGCACTATCGGTACTGACCGATTCAACCTATTTTGGCGGCACGCTTGCCGATTTGCAGCATGCAGCCCGACAGGCAAAAATACCGGTAATACGCAAAGAATTTATCATAGACGAATACCAGATCCTGCAAGCCCGGTTATCGGGTGCAAGCGCCATCTTACTTATTGCTGCAGCACTGAGCATAGAAGAAACGCATCGGTTTATCCGGTTATCGAAACAACTGGGTTTGGAGGTTTTACTGGAGCTTCATGATGAGAAGGAAATTGAATACACTTCTCTCGAAACCACCATTATCGGCATCAACAACCGGAACCTGGGTACTTTCGTAACGGACCTGAAAAAGTCGTACAGAATGGTAGAGTTGTTGCCTCGGGATGCCGTCTGGGTATCGGAAAGCGGAATTTCAAACCCAGAAACGGTAAAAGAGTTACGCAAAGCCGGATACCGGGGATTTCTTATCGGAGAAAACTTCATGCGATCAGCTAATCCCGGTGCAAGCCTGGAAGAATTTATAAAAGGAGTGCTACAATAA
- a CDS encoding FecR family protein translates to MENQSRHNIDEGIRFVARYYKPNVFDSRKGWGKIQKYIAPERNILAMRMLYGTAAAVALLLVVSVFYFTSNTGTRLVAKADNASYVLPDSSRIGMQQGAKLKYGKNFGKAERRVSMSGEISFAVARNEALPFVVSTPGAEIRVLGTEFTVLADDAETRLGVVSGTVQFTPESPVIPLLCTAGMTVHYTSVTETVKVVSPGSSMEINGKDRSLVFNNTQLKDVALVLSHFYNVQVELPEEESTLTFTSSFAQKNSIEIVDIINLTLDTHLIIKKGSN, encoded by the coding sequence ATGGAAAACCAGTCAAGACATAATATAGATGAGGGTATCCGGTTTGTAGCCCGGTATTACAAGCCCAATGTTTTTGATTCCCGGAAAGGATGGGGAAAGATACAAAAATACATTGCACCCGAACGCAACATTCTCGCTATGAGGATGCTTTATGGCACTGCGGCCGCTGTCGCTTTATTGCTGGTTGTAAGTGTTTTTTATTTCACGTCAAATACCGGCACAAGACTAGTAGCCAAAGCCGATAATGCTTCCTATGTGTTGCCCGACAGTTCCCGCATCGGAATGCAACAGGGAGCAAAACTGAAATACGGTAAAAATTTCGGTAAGGCAGAGCGCCGTGTTTCCATGTCGGGAGAAATTTCGTTTGCCGTTGCCCGAAACGAAGCCCTGCCCTTTGTCGTTTCCACACCCGGAGCAGAGATCCGGGTGCTCGGCACGGAATTTACCGTACTGGCCGACGACGCGGAAACCCGCCTTGGCGTGGTGTCGGGGACAGTGCAGTTTACGCCCGAAAGTCCCGTTATTCCGCTATTGTGCACCGCCGGTATGACCGTGCATTACACTTCCGTAACCGAAACCGTAAAGGTTGTTTCGCCCGGAAGCTCAATGGAAATCAACGGAAAAGACCGCTCCCTGGTCTTCAATAATACGCAGCTGAAAGACGTGGCGTTGGTTTTGTCGCACTTCTATAACGTGCAGGTAGAATTGCCGGAAGAGGAATCCACGCTCACTTTTACCTCGTCATTTGCACAAAAAAACAGTATTGAAATTGTTGATATTATTAATTTAACACTGGATACGCACTTGATAATAAAGAAGGGTTCGAATTAA
- a CDS encoding TonB-dependent receptor: MKFSKRYTILVLLAVCSFLGASAQQNITINVEKQPVASVLQKIEKQSGYTFSYNPALLRNFPPVTLQVENMLLQPLLEKLFGKTDIQFIIRDNYIILKERQKNVTISGFIHESGSRETLIGANVFDLLSQKGAVSNNFGFFSLSLPPGEVRLRGSYVGYTSQEITFVVDNDTVIHFFLEPTSLLKEVVIEGRQTGPLHNVETGKITLTTQTLQALPSFLGEKDVIKTLQLLPGVAAGTEGVAGMYVRGGNLDENLYLVDGNPLYHVNHLGGMFSTFNPEAVKTMDFYKGSFPARYGGRLSSVVDVRMNDGDMNKLGGTASIGLISSRFNFQGPLVKEKTSFNVSLRRTYLDLIVRPALYFVGKKDEKDNPDDYNRSDVGYFFYDFNVKVNHKFSEQSRLYLSVYDGKDKLFLNMNAKSEGSYNLDSDNNSPNPAFNTHHEINKNKTNFDTGWGTRMASLNWAYAINSKLFSNVALIYSRYSSDIVMKSSSEKELTLSEENSDKIERRVDKTKENTHYRSGIQDIGYRLEFDYTPVNNHFIRFGTSLLHHRFRPEQSGITLITENDTEKRNDTVTFANERVLVKELSFYAEDEMILNERMKVNAGVHFSGFLVQGRSYISAQPRLSARYLLNNDWSVKVSYGKMNQYVHLLQSSKISLPNDLWVPITKNVKPMVSHQVSGGLFGRWRRFDLSLEGYYKSSRNQVEYREGTSLLSGNLNWEQRITQGLSKSYGVEMMASKTFGNTSGWLGYTLSWSNRHFPNGEINRGLVYPAKYDNRHKINAVVMRRFGRKFDVSTSWIYSTGNWATLAKQKYINDMGEETDYIDKLNNFKMPSYHRLDLSFNYYRHKKKGRLGIWNLSIYNAYSHHNSFILVPATEAEFFTREEKQDRSKPVLKSLSIFPIIPSFSYTYKF, translated from the coding sequence TTGAAATTCTCGAAACGCTATACTATCCTTGTTTTGTTGGCTGTTTGCTCCTTTTTAGGAGCATCAGCCCAGCAAAACATTACGATTAACGTTGAAAAACAGCCGGTTGCTTCCGTTCTGCAAAAGATTGAGAAGCAGTCAGGATATACGTTTTCATACAATCCGGCACTGTTGAGAAATTTTCCGCCCGTAACGCTTCAGGTAGAGAATATGTTGTTGCAGCCTTTACTGGAAAAGCTTTTTGGCAAGACCGATATCCAATTTATTATCCGCGACAATTATATTATTTTGAAAGAGCGTCAGAAGAACGTTACGATAAGCGGATTTATCCACGAATCTGGATCGCGCGAAACACTTATCGGCGCCAATGTATTTGACTTGCTTTCGCAAAAAGGAGCCGTAAGCAACAATTTCGGTTTTTTCAGCCTTTCCCTTCCCCCTGGAGAAGTCCGTTTAAGGGGAAGTTACGTAGGATACACATCGCAGGAGATAACTTTTGTTGTGGATAACGACACGGTTATCCATTTTTTTTTAGAGCCTACTTCTTTGCTTAAAGAAGTGGTGATAGAGGGTAGACAAACCGGACCACTACATAACGTCGAAACCGGAAAGATAACACTTACTACGCAGACGCTGCAGGCTTTGCCTTCTTTTTTGGGAGAAAAAGATGTGATTAAAACCCTGCAACTTTTGCCGGGGGTGGCCGCCGGGACCGAAGGTGTGGCAGGTATGTACGTGCGGGGTGGAAATTTAGATGAAAATCTCTACTTGGTGGATGGGAATCCGCTTTATCACGTGAATCACCTGGGTGGCATGTTTTCCACATTCAATCCTGAGGCGGTGAAAACCATGGATTTTTATAAAGGCAGCTTTCCTGCGCGTTATGGCGGTCGTCTTTCGTCGGTAGTAGATGTGCGTATGAATGACGGCGATATGAATAAACTTGGCGGCACGGCCTCTATCGGGTTGATTTCATCGCGATTTAATTTTCAAGGTCCGTTAGTGAAAGAGAAGACTTCATTCAATGTTTCTCTTCGCCGTACGTATTTAGATTTAATCGTGCGCCCTGCATTATATTTTGTAGGGAAGAAAGATGAAAAAGATAATCCCGATGATTATAACAGATCGGATGTGGGATATTTTTTTTATGATTTCAATGTCAAAGTCAATCATAAGTTTTCAGAACAAAGTCGATTGTATTTAAGTGTTTACGACGGAAAGGACAAGCTCTTTCTAAATATGAACGCCAAAAGTGAAGGTTCTTACAATTTAGATTCGGATAACAATTCTCCTAATCCGGCATTCAACACACATCACGAAATAAATAAGAATAAAACCAATTTTGACACCGGTTGGGGCACGCGAATGGCATCGCTCAATTGGGCCTATGCTATTAACAGTAAGTTGTTTAGCAATGTTGCATTAATTTACAGCCGATACTCGTCGGATATTGTAATGAAATCGAGTAGCGAAAAAGAATTAACTCTATCGGAAGAGAATTCGGACAAGATTGAGAGACGGGTCGATAAAACAAAAGAGAATACTCATTACCGTTCCGGAATTCAGGACATAGGTTATCGCCTGGAGTTTGACTATACACCGGTGAACAATCATTTTATTCGTTTCGGGACATCGTTGTTGCACCACCGGTTTCGCCCCGAACAAAGCGGAATTACCTTGATAACAGAAAACGATACAGAGAAGCGAAACGATACCGTTACTTTTGCCAACGAACGAGTTTTGGTAAAGGAACTTTCGTTCTATGCTGAAGATGAAATGATTTTGAACGAACGCATGAAAGTGAATGCGGGAGTACATTTTTCTGGATTCCTGGTGCAGGGAAGATCTTATATCAGCGCACAGCCACGTCTTTCGGCACGTTACCTGCTCAATAACGATTGGTCGGTGAAAGTATCGTATGGCAAAATGAACCAGTATGTACATTTGTTGCAAAGCAGTAAAATAAGTTTGCCTAACGATTTGTGGGTCCCCATCACAAAAAATGTAAAACCGATGGTCTCACATCAGGTTTCAGGTGGACTTTTCGGGCGTTGGCGCAGGTTTGACCTTTCATTGGAAGGATATTACAAATCTTCCAGGAATCAAGTGGAATATAGGGAAGGTACGTCCTTGCTTTCGGGTAATCTTAATTGGGAACAGCGTATAACTCAAGGATTAAGTAAATCATACGGAGTGGAAATGATGGCGAGCAAGACTTTCGGAAATACTTCGGGGTGGCTGGGCTATACGCTATCGTGGTCGAACCGTCATTTCCCGAACGGTGAAATAAACCGAGGACTTGTCTATCCGGCGAAATACGATAACCGCCACAAAATAAATGCGGTAGTGATGCGCAGATTCGGGAGGAAATTCGATGTGAGCACGTCTTGGATATATTCTACCGGTAACTGGGCTACGCTGGCAAAGCAAAAGTATATTAACGACATGGGAGAGGAAACAGATTATATCGATAAACTCAACAACTTTAAAATGCCTTCCTATCACCGCCTCGATTTAAGTTTCAATTATTACCGCCACAAAAAGAAAGGGCGGTTGGGAATTTGGAATTTAAGTATTTACAATGCGTATTCGCATCACAATTCGTTTATTCTGGTGCCCGCTACCGAGGCCGAGTTTTTTACTCGGGAAGAGAAACAGGACAGGAGTAAACCGGTATTAAAAAGTTTGTCGATTTTCCCTATTATCCCATCATTTTCTTACACGTATAAGTTTTGA